Proteins encoded by one window of Manis pentadactyla isolate mManPen7 chromosome X, mManPen7.hap1, whole genome shotgun sequence:
- the PLP1 gene encoding myelin proteolipid protein isoform X1 gives MGLLECCARCLVGAPFASLVATGLCFFGVALFCGCGHEALTGTEKLIETYFSKNYQDYEYLINVIHAFQYVIYGTASFFFLYGALLLAEGFYTTGAVRQIFGDYKTTICGKGLSATVTGGQKGRGSRGQHQAHSLERVCHCLGKWLGHPDKFVGITYALTIVWLLVFACSAVPVYIYFNTWTTCQSIAFPSKTSASIGSLCADARMYGVLPWNAFPGKVCGSNLLSICKTAEFQMTFHLFIAAFVGAAATLVSLLTFMIAATYNFAVLKLMGRGTKF, from the exons ATGG GCTTGTTAGAGTGCTGTGCAAGATGTCTTGTAGGGGCCCCCTTTGCTTCCCTGGTGGCCACTGGATTGTGTTTCTTTGGGGTGGCACTGTTCTGTGGCTGTGGACATGAAGCACTCACTGGCACAGAAAAGCTAATTGAGACCTATTTCTCCAAAAACTACCAGGACTATGAGTATCTCATCAATGT GATCCATGCATTCCAGTATGTCATCTATGGAActgcctctttcttcttcctttatggGGCCCTCCTGCTGGCTGAGGGCTTCTACACCACTGGCGCGGTCAGGCAGATCTTTGGCGACTACAAGACCACCATCTGCGGCAAGGGCCTGAGCGCAACGGTAACAGGGGGCCAGAAGGGGAGGGGTTCCAGAGGCCAACATCAAGCTCATTCTTTGGAGCGGGTGTGtcattgtttgggaaaatggCTAGGACATCCCGACAAG TTTGTGGGCATCACCTATGCCCTGACCATTGTGTGGCTCCTGGTGTTTGCCTGCTCAGCTGTGCCCGTGTACATTTACTTCAACACTTGGACCACCTGCCAGTCTATTGCCTTCCCCAGCAAGACTTCTGCCAGTATAGGCAGTCTCTGTGCTGATGCCAGAATGTATG GTGTTCTCCCATGGAATGCTTTCCCTGGCAAGGTGTGTGGCTCCAACCTTCTGTCCATCTGCAAGACAGCTGAG TTCCAAATGACCTTCCacctgtttattgctgcatttgtGGGGGCTGCAGCCACACTGGTTTCCCTG CTCACCTTCATGATTGCTGCCACTTACAACTTTGCCGTCCTTAAACTCATGGGTCGAGGCACCAAGTTCTGA
- the PLP1 gene encoding myelin proteolipid protein isoform X2: MGLLECCARCLVGAPFASLVATGLCFFGVALFCGCGHEALTGTEKLIETYFSKNYQDYEYLINVIHAFQYVIYGTASFFFLYGALLLAEGFYTTGAVRQIFGDYKTTICGKGLSATFVGITYALTIVWLLVFACSAVPVYIYFNTWTTCQSIAFPSKTSASIGSLCADARMYGVLPWNAFPGKVCGSNLLSICKTAEFQMTFHLFIAAFVGAAATLVSLLTFMIAATYNFAVLKLMGRGTKF, encoded by the exons ATGG GCTTGTTAGAGTGCTGTGCAAGATGTCTTGTAGGGGCCCCCTTTGCTTCCCTGGTGGCCACTGGATTGTGTTTCTTTGGGGTGGCACTGTTCTGTGGCTGTGGACATGAAGCACTCACTGGCACAGAAAAGCTAATTGAGACCTATTTCTCCAAAAACTACCAGGACTATGAGTATCTCATCAATGT GATCCATGCATTCCAGTATGTCATCTATGGAActgcctctttcttcttcctttatggGGCCCTCCTGCTGGCTGAGGGCTTCTACACCACTGGCGCGGTCAGGCAGATCTTTGGCGACTACAAGACCACCATCTGCGGCAAGGGCCTGAGCGCAACG TTTGTGGGCATCACCTATGCCCTGACCATTGTGTGGCTCCTGGTGTTTGCCTGCTCAGCTGTGCCCGTGTACATTTACTTCAACACTTGGACCACCTGCCAGTCTATTGCCTTCCCCAGCAAGACTTCTGCCAGTATAGGCAGTCTCTGTGCTGATGCCAGAATGTATG GTGTTCTCCCATGGAATGCTTTCCCTGGCAAGGTGTGTGGCTCCAACCTTCTGTCCATCTGCAAGACAGCTGAG TTCCAAATGACCTTCCacctgtttattgctgcatttgtGGGGGCTGCAGCCACACTGGTTTCCCTG CTCACCTTCATGATTGCTGCCACTTACAACTTTGCCGTCCTTAAACTCATGGGTCGAGGCACCAAGTTCTGA